The region TGATTTCGTTTTCATTGATTGAAATTGTGTCGGTGATTTGCAGCATGGTACTTTAGAGGCCCGAATGGGAATGGATAAATTTCTTTAATTATTTAGCCGCCAACAATTTCTTTAAGACCCTCGATCACTTCATCAAGTTGTTCCGGTGAAATTTGTGTAATCCTACTTCTTAACCGCTTAATTGATAAAGTTCGGATTTGACTTATTTTCACCCAAGATCTTTTAGGTAATTTGGTAGCTAGTTCTAAGGTTAGAGGGAAACCGGCTTTAGGGGGTTGGCTGGTTAAAGCCATG is a window of candidate division KSB1 bacterium DNA encoding:
- a CDS encoding type II toxin-antitoxin system PemK/MazF family toxin, which gives rise to MARILRGDIFWADLNPTIGHAQAGFRPVLIISEDVFNQRSGTVIAMALTSQPPKAGFPLTLELATKLPKRSWVKISQIRTLSIKRLRSRITQISPEQLDEVIEGLKEIVGG